In Bradyrhizobium sp. CCBAU 051011, the following are encoded in one genomic region:
- a CDS encoding alpha-amylase family glycosyl hydrolase: MLLAFTGSRLIRATAIRSSPTDFAIWLVFIAPWLARVITVLNCSRLMGNHDRPRLATRIGPDQARVAAMLLMTLRGTPTLYYGEEIGMKQAAILPEQIRDPFERNVPGIGIGRDGCRTPMQWDGTKWAGFSDVDPWLPIAANFRDENVNSYRKDKGSLYWLYRRLIDFRRNHVALAEGSYKPLMASGELLLFCRELRAERVLIALNMGSEPIAVSFPDKRSSGRVLLSSFADREGEEVRASFDLRRIAPESGCRTRSPIRNIKHIDN; this comes from the coding sequence TTGCTGCTCGCCTTTACAGGGTCCCGCCTGATCCGTGCCACGGCCATTCGCTCCAGCCCTACCGACTTCGCGATCTGGCTCGTGTTCATCGCTCCCTGGCTGGCGAGAGTCATCACCGTTCTGAATTGCTCACGGCTGATGGGCAATCACGACCGTCCGCGCCTCGCAACTCGAATCGGGCCCGACCAGGCCCGCGTCGCCGCAATGCTTTTGATGACATTGCGGGGAACACCGACGCTCTACTATGGTGAGGAGATTGGCATGAAGCAGGCGGCTATTCTGCCCGAACAGATTCGGGACCCGTTCGAAAGGAACGTTCCAGGCATCGGTATTGGTCGCGACGGATGCCGCACCCCGATGCAATGGGATGGCACCAAGTGGGCCGGGTTTTCGGACGTTGACCCCTGGCTGCCAATAGCTGCCAACTTTCGTGATGAAAATGTGAACAGTTACCGAAAGGATAAGGGTTCGCTCTATTGGCTATATCGTCGGCTGATCGATTTCCGGCGCAATCACGTTGCTCTTGCAGAGGGCTCGTATAAGCCCCTGATGGCCAGCGGCGAACTTCTGCTGTTCTGTCGTGAGCTGCGGGCCGAGCGAGTGTTAATTGCGCTCAACATGGGATCTGAGCCTATCGCAGTCTCATTTCCTGATAAAAGATCGTCTGGGCGCGTTCTTCTATCTTCATTCGCCGACCGCGAGGGGGAAGAGGTGAGGGCCAGTTTCGATTTACGAAGGATTGCTCCTGAAAGTGGATGCCGAACACGCTCGCCAATTAGGAACATAAAGCACATTGACAATTAG
- a CDS encoding glycosyltransferase family 4 protein — protein MRIAQIAPLMESVPPKLYGGTERIVSYLTEELVKLGHDVTLFASGDSVTSAKLVSCVPTALRLDPKVYDVIPYYMLMLDRVRRQSHQFDILHFHIDYLHFPLFRDMSSRVLTTLHGRQDLPDNKPIYIGFDEMRLISISESQRIPISNANFAATIYHGLPGTDLKLTLRPQGGYLAFLGRIAPEKGPETAIQIARSAGIPLKIAAKIDRVDEQYFRERIAPLLDKPGIEFIGEINEHQKAEFLSQASGLLFPIDWPEPFGLVMIEAMACGTPVLAFNRGSVCEIIEDGKTGVVVQSMDEAIKRLPHLLTLDRRRIRHEFERRFSAQRMAHDHVGLYQKLLKGERECLLQDAFKSDALGNAQQVISRRLLFNDQGGAVPLIKDH, from the coding sequence ATGAGGATCGCTCAGATTGCCCCCCTGATGGAGAGCGTGCCCCCAAAGCTCTACGGTGGGACTGAGCGGATCGTTTCTTACCTTACGGAAGAGTTGGTCAAGTTAGGTCATGACGTTACGTTATTCGCCAGCGGTGACTCCGTAACTTCAGCAAAATTGGTGAGCTGCGTTCCGACCGCTCTGCGGCTGGACCCCAAAGTATATGATGTCATTCCGTACTACATGCTCATGCTCGACCGGGTGCGGCGTCAGTCACACCAATTCGATATTCTTCATTTCCATATAGACTATTTGCACTTTCCACTTTTCCGGGACATGTCCTCGCGCGTTCTGACCACTCTTCACGGCCGGCAGGATCTCCCTGATAACAAGCCGATTTACATTGGTTTTGATGAAATGCGTTTGATCTCAATTTCCGAGAGCCAGCGAATCCCAATTTCAAACGCAAACTTCGCGGCAACGATTTACCACGGGCTCCCTGGAACGGATCTTAAGCTGACCCTGCGTCCTCAGGGCGGTTATCTTGCGTTTCTTGGTCGCATTGCACCGGAGAAGGGTCCAGAAACCGCCATTCAGATCGCACGATCTGCCGGTATTCCACTTAAAATAGCGGCGAAGATCGATCGGGTGGACGAACAATACTTTCGCGAACGAATCGCTCCATTGCTGGATAAACCGGGCATCGAATTCATTGGAGAAATCAACGAGCATCAGAAAGCGGAATTTCTGAGTCAGGCCTCCGGTTTGCTATTTCCGATTGATTGGCCGGAGCCATTTGGCTTGGTAATGATAGAGGCTATGGCATGCGGAACGCCGGTTCTCGCTTTCAATCGAGGCTCGGTGTGTGAAATCATCGAGGACGGCAAGACAGGTGTCGTGGTCCAGTCGATGGACGAGGCCATCAAGAGATTACCCCATCTTTTGACTTTGGACCGACGGAGAATCCGGCACGAGTTTGAGCGGCGTTTTTCGGCTCAACGAATGGCCCATGATCACGTTGGCCTGTATCAAAAGCTGTTGAAGGGCGAGCGCGAGTGTCTCCTTCAAGACGCTTTTAAAAGCGATGCTCTCGGAAACGCTCAGCAAGTGATCAGCCGACGTCTGCTATTCAATGATCAAGGTGGCGCGGTGCCGCTCATTAAAGATCATTGA
- a CDS encoding globin family protein, producing the protein MSPETKALLKTTWAMVVSIGDPAATLFYDRLFTLDPSLRRLFQNADMKEQRRKLVQALAAVINGVDNLPSLVPTLEALGRNHVRYGVRDQHYDIVGAALLWTLEQGLKEAWTPAAKSAWAAAYGTVAEVMRNAAASELERAAHA; encoded by the coding sequence ATGTCTCCTGAAACCAAGGCACTTCTCAAGACAACTTGGGCCATGGTCGTCTCGATTGGCGATCCCGCAGCCACTCTGTTTTACGACAGACTTTTCACACTCGATCCATCGCTGCGTCGACTGTTCCAAAACGCGGACATGAAGGAACAGCGTCGAAAGCTGGTGCAAGCTTTGGCCGCCGTCATTAACGGTGTCGATAACCTCCCGTCATTAGTGCCGACGCTGGAGGCGCTTGGCAGAAATCACGTTCGATATGGAGTAAGAGATCAGCACTACGATATTGTTGGCGCAGCATTGCTCTGGACCCTGGAGCAGGGCCTGAAAGAGGCTTGGACACCCGCAGCGAAGTCCGCATGGGCCGCTGCTTACGGCACCGTAGCAGAGGTCATGCGCAACGCGGCGGCTAGTGAGTTGGAACGGGCTGCGCATGCATAG
- a CDS encoding DUF3072 domain-containing protein — protein sequence MSNSKTEPTDNTKKDPDEWVSGDHPMTGAQASYLKTLCEQAGPPELYDDNLTKAEASKLIDEMREKADVK from the coding sequence ATGAGTAATTCAAAGACGGAACCGACCGACAACACGAAGAAAGATCCCGACGAGTGGGTCTCCGGCGATCACCCGATGACTGGCGCACAGGCGTCGTATCTGAAAACCCTGTGCGAGCAGGCCGGCCCCCCCGAGCTTTACGACGACAATCTAACGAAAGCCGAAGCATCGAAGTTGATCGACGAGATGCGCGAAAAGGCTGACGTCAAATAG
- a CDS encoding DUF3072 domain-containing protein, which yields MEEPMMTEAQRDELKSLCQKANVLDKSGELLTQEGAQHFIDDLKKQMSERE from the coding sequence ATGGAAGAGCCGATGATGACCGAGGCGCAGCGGGACGAATTGAAAAGTCTCTGCCAAAAAGCGAACGTGCTCGATAAATCAGGTGAGTTGCTCACGCAGGAAGGCGCGCAGCATTTTATTGATGATCTAAAAAAGCAAATGTCTGAGCGGGAATAG
- a CDS encoding AraC family transcriptional regulator produces MPSSQSARLYSIPSATGAIARLACARLRELGKDPAAVIAKARARPEQVYDDAIRLEVPKQIRILELASEELQDGLLGFHLARSFDLREIGLVYYVIASSERFPDALLNAKRYCTVMNEGVRLQVGQDDRTVSIALDYVDIDRKSDRHQIEFWLVTMVRICRQVTATRLALRHLRIRHRRDETPAEFKSFFGCDVEFCADRDEIIFAAPVASLPIVGRDNYLNDLLRRYAEAALADHPKERGALRSAVEGVLPQLLPHARASISNVAKRLAMSTRTLSRKLREEGVAFAELLEETRAVLAKSYLAERDLPVSEIAWLLGYREVSSFNHAFKRWTGMTPRQFRLAVASPQSTNTPKGGRGG; encoded by the coding sequence ATGCCCTCCAGCCAAAGCGCGAGGCTTTACTCGATACCAAGTGCCACCGGAGCTATCGCACGGCTCGCATGCGCGCGGCTGCGCGAACTTGGTAAGGACCCTGCGGCCGTTATCGCAAAGGCAAGGGCAAGGCCCGAGCAGGTCTATGATGACGCCATACGACTTGAGGTCCCCAAGCAAATCAGGATCCTGGAGTTGGCATCCGAAGAACTTCAGGATGGACTCCTCGGATTTCACCTGGCCCGCAGTTTCGATCTCCGCGAGATCGGGTTGGTTTACTATGTGATCGCATCATCGGAACGATTTCCCGACGCTCTGCTGAACGCGAAGCGATATTGCACGGTCATGAATGAAGGAGTCCGCCTTCAGGTGGGACAGGATGACCGAACGGTCTCGATTGCACTCGACTATGTCGATATCGACAGGAAGTCAGACCGGCACCAGATCGAGTTCTGGCTGGTGACGATGGTGCGGATTTGCCGGCAAGTGACAGCCACTAGGCTGGCGCTGCGCCATTTGAGGATCAGACATCGGCGTGATGAGACGCCTGCGGAATTCAAGAGCTTTTTTGGGTGCGATGTTGAATTTTGCGCAGACAGGGATGAGATCATTTTCGCAGCGCCAGTGGCATCCCTCCCCATTGTTGGCCGTGACAACTATTTGAACGATCTGCTGCGGCGATACGCAGAGGCAGCACTCGCCGACCATCCGAAGGAGCGCGGGGCTCTTCGATCGGCCGTGGAGGGAGTTCTGCCGCAGCTGCTTCCACACGCCAGAGCAAGTATATCGAACGTCGCCAAACGGCTAGCCATGAGCACGCGAACGCTGTCACGCAAGCTCCGCGAAGAGGGTGTGGCATTTGCCGAATTATTGGAGGAGACAAGAGCAGTTCTTGCAAAGAGCTACCTTGCCGAGCGCGATCTGCCGGTCTCCGAAATTGCATGGCTACTGGGATATCGCGAGGTCAGCTCTTTCAACCACGCGTTCAAGCGTTGGACCGGTATGACGCCGCGGCAATTTCGTTTAGCCGTTGCTTCTCCCCAATCTACGAACACGCCGAAGGGAGGGCGAGGTGGCTAG
- a CDS encoding alpha/beta fold hydrolase, translating to MDIADWLRRLGLDRYERAFRDNDVDTETLPNLTADDLRELGVTSLGHRKKLLSAIATLLPEPDREMCDDRAPVLDVSASPAAMKSARAERCHLTVMFADLVGSTALSVRLDPEDMREILSAYHQTVASAVTRFEGYIARFLGDGVLVYFGWPQAHEDDAERAVRAGLAIVEAVERLERAGGALSARVGIATGLVVVGDLIVEGAIQEEDVVGVTPNLAARLEQLAEPGAVVISESTRRLLGSWFTVSDLGPQQIRGIEASVTAFRVLGEATAEGRFEALRSANVGPLIGREHELALLLDRWETAKSGEGQVVLLSGEAGIGKSRLVLALRERLRNEPRFRIGYYCSPHHVNSALWPVVAQLQRAAGYLREDAPALKFEKLERLLGRAGEFCKDAVPLLAELIGLPLNGSYLASGGTPQEKKARLFGILLAQMEGLSRQRPMLVILEDAHWLDPTSAELFERIVDRIRVLPILLVATFRPEEQTPWTNFPHVTLLSLNRLGRPASRKLIQMSAGEWSLPPVVIEEILSRTEGVPLFVEELTKVILESPIWKATTGRGDLELSGPLPPLAIPATLEDSLMARLDRLAPAREVAQIAACIGREFDEDVVRAIAGCPESQLAEALDLLCLAGVIQRRGTPPHHAYSFKHALVRDAAYATLLRSSRQQLPARIAQAIERLRPEIAAAQPEIVAHHFIESGLPDRATIYLMAAGRLAKARHAVSEAVSQLEMCLRLTASRQGDAAPPDRRTERECLLMLGDLAGVDDDLDRANTYYERAMALADNDADRDRARNCIHRPKYAERDGARLVFYEHGSGEPAIVFINPIVYGLATFEPILERLCQEFRVITVDCRGAGRSDALVRPYSTLQHMEDLRAIILEAAAAPIVGVGISRGSNLLIQLAHRHRELVGKIMTVGTPLTGPLPDGLSAWNPDYLAVRDDAFRRGDVEELIRVQIRYVFSEPNTCELQRIAFESRRKLPDETILSFYDPDPGMDIVPLLDSIAVPMLIAHGGEDQLIRCETSKLIASRVPGAQLHIFAGKGHSPMFSAPDEFCEVLCNFIRTGRAERTSWQRSSSG from the coding sequence ATGGACATAGCGGATTGGCTACGCCGCCTTGGGTTGGACCGGTACGAGCGTGCATTTCGAGACAACGACGTAGACACGGAGACGCTGCCGAATTTGACGGCAGACGATCTGCGTGAGCTCGGCGTCACCTCGCTGGGGCACCGCAAGAAGCTGCTCTCGGCGATTGCCACCTTGCTCCCAGAGCCTGACAGAGAGATGTGCGACGATCGTGCGCCGGTATTGGACGTTAGCGCTTCACCGGCTGCAATGAAATCGGCACGCGCCGAGCGCTGCCATCTGACTGTGATGTTCGCCGACCTTGTCGGATCGACGGCTCTCTCGGTGCGCCTGGATCCGGAGGACATGAGAGAGATCCTTTCGGCCTATCACCAGACCGTAGCATCGGCCGTAACCCGTTTTGAGGGATACATCGCGAGATTCCTGGGAGACGGTGTTCTTGTCTATTTCGGCTGGCCGCAGGCGCATGAGGATGACGCCGAACGCGCTGTCCGGGCCGGACTTGCAATTGTAGAAGCCGTGGAACGGCTAGAGCGAGCAGGGGGCGCTCTTTCCGCGCGCGTCGGGATAGCGACAGGGCTGGTCGTGGTTGGCGATCTCATCGTCGAAGGAGCCATACAGGAAGAAGATGTCGTCGGTGTAACACCCAATCTGGCAGCACGGTTGGAGCAACTCGCAGAGCCTGGCGCCGTGGTGATCTCAGAGAGCACGCGGCGCCTCCTTGGCAGCTGGTTCACAGTCTCTGATCTGGGCCCGCAACAGATCCGAGGGATTGAGGCCTCAGTAACGGCCTTCCGCGTTCTCGGTGAAGCGACAGCGGAGGGTCGCTTCGAGGCCTTGCGGAGCGCCAATGTTGGCCCGCTGATCGGCCGCGAGCACGAACTCGCTCTCTTACTCGACCGCTGGGAGACGGCCAAGAGCGGCGAGGGTCAGGTCGTTCTGCTGTCCGGCGAAGCCGGCATTGGCAAGTCCCGGCTTGTCCTCGCGCTTCGTGAGCGTTTGCGAAACGAACCTCGGTTCCGCATCGGGTACTACTGTTCGCCCCATCATGTGAACAGCGCGCTCTGGCCGGTGGTAGCCCAGCTCCAGCGGGCGGCAGGGTATCTCCGTGAGGACGCACCTGCGTTGAAGTTCGAGAAGCTCGAGCGGCTTCTCGGCCGAGCCGGAGAGTTTTGCAAAGACGCCGTCCCGCTACTAGCTGAGCTTATCGGGTTACCGCTCAATGGAAGCTACCTGGCATCAGGCGGCACACCGCAGGAGAAGAAGGCACGTCTCTTTGGAATTCTCTTGGCCCAGATGGAAGGGCTTTCGCGCCAGAGACCGATGCTCGTTATCCTAGAGGATGCGCATTGGCTCGATCCAACATCGGCAGAGCTGTTCGAGCGCATAGTGGATAGGATTCGAGTTCTGCCGATCCTACTCGTGGCCACCTTTCGTCCTGAGGAGCAGACGCCGTGGACGAACTTCCCACACGTCACGTTGCTTAGCCTCAATCGCCTGGGGCGGCCCGCATCCCGAAAGCTCATTCAGATGTCGGCGGGCGAGTGGTCGCTGCCGCCGGTCGTCATCGAAGAGATTCTTTCCCGCACGGAGGGCGTTCCGTTGTTCGTCGAGGAATTGACGAAAGTGATTCTGGAATCCCCGATTTGGAAGGCAACGACGGGTCGCGGCGATCTCGAGCTTTCTGGGCCACTTCCGCCGCTCGCTATTCCGGCCACGCTGGAAGATTCCCTCATGGCGCGTCTTGACCGTTTGGCTCCAGCCCGTGAGGTCGCGCAGATCGCCGCCTGCATCGGTCGGGAGTTCGATGAGGACGTCGTCAGAGCGATCGCGGGATGCCCCGAGAGCCAATTAGCCGAGGCTCTAGACCTGTTATGCCTCGCGGGAGTCATCCAACGACGCGGGACACCGCCACATCATGCGTACAGCTTCAAGCACGCGCTAGTCCGCGATGCCGCATACGCCACCTTGCTCAGATCATCCCGTCAGCAGTTGCCTGCCCGAATAGCGCAAGCCATCGAACGCTTGCGTCCCGAGATTGCGGCGGCGCAGCCCGAAATCGTCGCTCATCATTTCATCGAATCTGGCTTGCCCGACCGCGCGACAATCTATCTGATGGCCGCCGGTAGGCTGGCAAAGGCGCGGCACGCCGTCTCAGAGGCTGTATCTCAGCTCGAGATGTGTCTGCGGCTCACAGCCTCTCGCCAAGGCGACGCGGCACCGCCCGACCGGCGCACCGAGCGCGAGTGCCTCCTGATGTTGGGCGACCTGGCCGGTGTTGATGACGACCTGGATCGAGCGAACACCTATTACGAGCGTGCCATGGCACTCGCCGATAACGATGCCGACCGCGATCGGGCGCGCAACTGCATTCACCGTCCCAAGTACGCAGAGCGGGACGGCGCGCGGCTCGTCTTTTACGAGCACGGCAGCGGCGAGCCTGCGATCGTATTCATCAACCCTATCGTGTACGGACTGGCGACATTTGAGCCAATTCTCGAGCGGCTTTGCCAGGAATTTCGTGTGATCACGGTCGACTGTCGGGGTGCTGGACGATCTGACGCTCTGGTACGACCTTATTCTACCCTGCAACATATGGAGGACCTCCGAGCGATAATCCTAGAGGCCGCTGCCGCTCCGATCGTCGGCGTGGGCATCTCTCGCGGTTCAAACCTGCTTATCCAGCTCGCGCACAGGCACCGGGAGCTCGTCGGAAAAATCATGACTGTGGGCACTCCGCTCACAGGACCGCTGCCTGACGGGCTCTCGGCATGGAATCCGGACTACCTGGCCGTTCGTGACGACGCTTTTCGTCGGGGCGACGTTGAGGAATTGATTCGCGTGCAAATTCGGTACGTATTCAGCGAGCCAAATACCTGCGAGCTGCAGCGGATCGCATTCGAGAGCCGCCGCAAGTTGCCAGACGAAACAATCCTCAGCTTCTACGATCCGGATCCGGGCATGGATATCGTGCCGCTACTGGATTCGATCGCTGTCCCGATGCTTATCGCGCACGGCGGCGAAGACCAGCTCATCAGGTGCGAGACCAGCAAACTCATCGCGTCGCGTGTTCCAGGAGCGCAGCTCCATATATTTGCTGGCAAGGGGCATAGCCCGATGTTCTCCGCCCCAGACGAATTTTGCGAAGTGCTCTGCAACTTCATTCGCACCGGACGCGCAGAGCGTACCTCCTGGCAGCGATCGAGCTCTGGATGA
- a CDS encoding tripartite tricarboxylate transporter substrate binding protein gives MKVPRRQFLHLAVAASTLPISSRFAIAQSYPSRPVHLLEGFGAGGAPDIVARLIGQSLSERLGQSFVIENRSGATGNIATEAVVRASPDGYTLLLVTAANAINATMFSLNFDIVRDIAPIACIVRVPLVMEVHPSVPAKTVAEFIAYAKANPRKVNMASAGTGSTTHLAGEMFKTMAGVDLFHVPYRGAQVFPALLTGEAQVYFGPLLSSIEYVRAGNFRALAVTTVARSPILPDVPALGETLPGYEASSWYGIGGPKRMPEEVIEKLNKEVNVSIADPKLQTRLANQGGTTLGGSPADFAKQISDEVKKWSRVILAANMKRE, from the coding sequence ATGAAAGTTCCGCGCCGTCAATTCCTGCATCTGGCAGTGGCCGCTTCCACGCTCCCAATATCATCTCGGTTTGCTATCGCGCAGAGTTACCCCTCCCGACCAGTGCATCTGCTCGAAGGCTTTGGCGCCGGCGGAGCGCCGGACATTGTGGCGCGATTGATCGGGCAATCGCTATCGGAGCGACTCGGACAGTCATTTGTCATCGAGAATCGCAGCGGCGCCACCGGCAACATCGCGACTGAGGCGGTCGTGCGGGCATCTCCGGACGGCTATACGCTGCTGTTGGTTACCGCAGCAAACGCGATAAATGCAACCATGTTCAGCCTTAACTTCGACATCGTCCGCGATATCGCGCCGATCGCATGTATCGTTCGTGTGCCTCTCGTCATGGAGGTCCACCCGTCAGTCCCCGCCAAGACAGTCGCGGAGTTCATCGCCTACGCGAAGGCCAACCCCCGCAAGGTCAATATGGCGTCAGCCGGGACCGGATCTACGACGCACTTGGCCGGCGAAATGTTCAAAACAATGGCCGGCGTCGACCTCTTTCACGTGCCTTATCGGGGTGCGCAGGTGTTTCCTGCCCTTCTCACCGGCGAAGCGCAGGTCTATTTCGGCCCGCTACTCTCATCGATCGAATATGTCAGGGCCGGCAATTTCCGCGCTCTGGCCGTAACGACGGTCGCGCGCTCGCCAATCTTGCCGGACGTTCCAGCTCTGGGCGAAACGTTGCCAGGTTACGAGGCGAGTTCATGGTACGGCATTGGAGGTCCAAAGCGCATGCCGGAAGAAGTGATCGAAAAACTGAACAAGGAAGTCAACGTCAGCATCGCCGATCCGAAACTGCAAACGCGGCTCGCCAATCAGGGCGGCACGACTCTTGGCGGGTCGCCCGCCGACTTCGCTAAGCAAATCTCCGATGAGGTTAAGAAGTGGAGCAGAGTAATTCTGGCGGCCAACATGAAACGGGAATGA
- a CDS encoding nucleotidyltransferase domain-containing protein: protein MTSTLPSQHAAFLERLVDNVRQDDRFEALLAGGSMVHGGFDELSDLDLVPVVRDDAYAQVTTQKRAVAERFGDLLAAFTGEHVGEPRLLICLYGPELLHVDLKFVVRSDLTQLVERPVVLWARNAAAIEAILDSAAIVWPERSPDWFEERAWIWLHYGATKLQRGELFEAMGMIAFFREQVLGPMLNRRLGHPQRGVRKIEQIGGAVDQLCAVVADHSKEGVTSALRNAVCLYVELRSDKPPAVCTRGMPELLMPFLRRD from the coding sequence GTGACCAGCACGCTTCCTTCCCAACATGCTGCATTTCTTGAGCGGCTCGTCGACAATGTGAGGCAGGACGATCGTTTTGAGGCGCTTTTGGCAGGCGGCTCAATGGTTCATGGCGGCTTCGATGAACTGTCCGACCTGGACCTAGTGCCCGTCGTTCGAGACGATGCCTATGCACAGGTGACGACGCAAAAGCGCGCTGTCGCGGAGCGCTTTGGTGATCTACTTGCCGCTTTTACGGGTGAGCATGTGGGCGAGCCGCGGCTGTTGATCTGCCTCTATGGACCCGAACTTCTTCATGTCGACCTGAAGTTCGTTGTCCGCTCCGATCTGACCCAGCTTGTCGAGCGTCCGGTTGTTCTGTGGGCGCGCAATGCGGCGGCAATCGAGGCCATCCTAGACAGCGCAGCAATAGTCTGGCCAGAACGGTCGCCCGATTGGTTCGAAGAACGCGCTTGGATCTGGCTGCATTATGGGGCGACGAAGTTGCAGCGCGGTGAGCTGTTCGAAGCAATGGGAATGATCGCGTTCTTTCGAGAGCAGGTTTTAGGCCCCATGCTCAACCGGCGGCTGGGTCACCCGCAGCGGGGTGTGCGCAAGATCGAGCAGATCGGCGGGGCAGTAGACCAACTATGCGCCGTGGTCGCCGATCACAGCAAGGAAGGTGTTACATCGGCGCTGCGGAACGCTGTGTGCCTATACGTGGAACTGCGCAGCGACAAACCTCCGGCAGTTTGCACGCGGGGGATGCCTGAACTGCTCATGCCGTTTCTTCGGAGAGATTGA
- a CDS encoding alpha/beta fold hydrolase, with protein sequence MGGNKVCFGRFLLDPERRELSREGVRVQLGSRAMEILCELASAKGNVVSKDHLLERVWPGLAVEESNIHVHISALRKALDDGASDQSFVVTVPGRGYRLIGLQAESGSLGQKPNDADANPSQMNQEIKYCRTPEGVRLAFAIAGSGPPLVKTANWLNHLEYDWETPVWQHVVHGLARKYTLIRYDARGNGMSDWDVETVSLEAWISDLETVVNAAGINRFPLLGVSQGCAVSIAYAVRHPERVSHLILYGGFALGMAKRSPEQRELKAAMTTVMRYGWGSDNPAFRQMFTAQFMPEATPEQAAFFNELQRRTTSPECAARYFEASGEIDVTELLDKVTMPTLVMHARGDARVPFELGRSMAAGIPRARFIPLQGQNHLFLEHEAASERFFEEIELFLKR encoded by the coding sequence ATGGGCGGCAATAAGGTTTGCTTCGGCCGATTCCTTCTTGATCCCGAACGGCGCGAGCTTTCGCGGGAGGGCGTTCGGGTTCAGTTGGGCAGCCGCGCGATGGAGATCCTTTGCGAACTCGCTTCTGCAAAGGGCAACGTCGTTTCTAAGGACCACCTGTTAGAGCGCGTATGGCCGGGGCTGGCAGTGGAAGAAAGCAACATTCACGTCCACATCTCAGCACTTAGGAAGGCACTCGATGACGGGGCAAGCGACCAAAGCTTTGTCGTTACGGTTCCGGGCCGCGGGTATCGATTGATTGGTCTGCAAGCCGAGTCAGGCAGCCTTGGGCAAAAACCCAACGATGCCGATGCCAATCCGTCACAGATGAACCAGGAGATCAAGTATTGCCGCACACCCGAAGGTGTTCGTCTCGCCTTTGCGATTGCCGGCAGTGGGCCCCCTCTGGTCAAAACGGCAAATTGGTTGAACCACCTCGAATATGATTGGGAGACCCCTGTGTGGCAGCACGTCGTTCACGGGCTGGCGCGAAAGTACACGCTTATCCGATACGACGCGCGGGGCAATGGCATGTCCGACTGGGATGTCGAGACGGTGTCCCTCGAAGCTTGGATCAGTGACCTTGAAACAGTGGTCAATGCAGCTGGTATTAATCGATTTCCTCTCCTTGGAGTGTCTCAGGGATGCGCGGTGTCCATTGCGTATGCTGTTCGACACCCGGAACGAGTTTCTCACCTTATTCTTTATGGGGGATTTGCGCTTGGCATGGCAAAGAGGTCGCCGGAGCAAAGGGAACTCAAAGCGGCCATGACGACGGTGATGCGTTACGGCTGGGGATCAGACAATCCGGCCTTTCGACAGATGTTTACCGCGCAATTCATGCCCGAGGCCACACCAGAGCAAGCTGCCTTCTTCAACGAACTGCAACGCCGAACGACGTCACCCGAGTGCGCAGCGCGCTATTTTGAAGCCTCCGGAGAAATTGATGTCACTGAGCTTCTTGACAAGGTGACTATGCCGACGCTGGTCATGCACGCGCGAGGAGATGCGAGAGTGCCGTTCGAGTTAGGGCGCTCCATGGCCGCCGGCATTCCGCGCGCCCGATTTATCCCGCTTCAGGGTCAAAACCATCTTTTTCTAGAGCATGAGGCGGCTTCTGAGCGGTTTTTCGAGGAGATAGAGCTTTTTCTGAAACGCTGA
- a CDS encoding OsmC family protein, which yields MPYRPRKVLLRQQSSSVWNLLTTKENETMTTDTSTLAKVDNGVNVTALLGAREALEKAPEAAQFKWRATCEWLDGTHSRSKIGQFFGLGAEQSRDRTFAVEADHPKVFAAEDHAPTPVELILSGLASCLTAGVAAVAQRRGIQLHSVKASLEADMDIQGILGIDDEVRNGFGAIRVHFDIRANASEDDIKALVAQSQKRSAVFDIITNPTNVFVTVN from the coding sequence TTGCCCTACCGTCCACGGAAGGTGCTGCTGCGGCAGCAATCCAGCAGCGTTTGGAACTTACTCACGACAAAGGAGAATGAGACGATGACTACGGACACTTCGACCCTCGCAAAGGTAGACAACGGCGTTAATGTGACTGCACTTCTTGGCGCGCGCGAAGCATTGGAGAAGGCGCCGGAAGCCGCACAGTTCAAATGGCGCGCGACCTGCGAATGGTTAGACGGGACACACAGCCGCTCAAAGATTGGCCAATTCTTCGGGCTCGGGGCGGAGCAGTCACGCGACAGGACCTTCGCGGTCGAGGCAGATCATCCCAAGGTGTTTGCGGCCGAAGACCATGCTCCGACCCCGGTCGAACTTATCCTCTCCGGGCTTGCGAGCTGTCTAACAGCGGGTGTTGCCGCGGTCGCCCAGCGACGCGGCATACAGCTGCATTCGGTCAAGGCATCACTTGAGGCCGACATGGATATTCAGGGCATCCTCGGCATCGACGACGAGGTGCGCAATGGCTTCGGCGCCATCCGCGTTCATTTCGACATTCGCGCCAATGCAAGCGAGGACGACATCAAAGCGCTCGTGGCTCAATCGCAGAAGCGTTCGGCCGTATTCGACATCATCACAAACCCGACGAACGTCTTCGTCACCGTTAACTAA